A single region of the Oncorhynchus masou masou isolate Uvic2021 unplaced genomic scaffold, UVic_Omas_1.1 unplaced_scaffold_1591, whole genome shotgun sequence genome encodes:
- the fgl2a gene encoding fibrinogen-like 2a — protein sequence MRLFVLCVVASTTLLLAVPWSSAAEPGDRAQRWDKVQDKAATGEVSGVCPVRMKPSGQCGEEDDCPYQITLPPLTIQLPKQFRMLEKTMKELQSLKETVNWLKRDCQECRQQADQSLQRDSGEAAGGPGTGPGFLEIQSSTSKEERGDGGTNTGPDGDGIGTGSGTGKGTVSTGGSVFEMQVKMNKMSNSLRNARGQITALQGRLEELSLINMRNVEAIVDSKVENITGVINKLSNNCNHQCAVQPSPQFIIAPKDCSDYNMLKERRNDVYRVTPDPRNGTFQVYCDMESFGGGWTLVQQRLNGTVSFNRSWAEYKRGFGDLRGEFWLGNDRIHLLTKAKDMVLRIELEDFQGVREYAKFDQFYVANEFLRYRLSISGYSGTAGNALHMNQHFNHDQKFFTTPDRDNDMYPSGNCGAYYSSGWWFDACMSANLNGKYYHKRYKGVRNGIFWGTWHNMSSEAYPTNYRQAFKTVKMMIRPKNYAP from the exons ATGAGGCTGTTTGTGCTGTGTGTTGTGGCCTCCACCACTCTTCTGCTGGCAGTCCCATGGAGCTCCGCAGCAGAGCCAGGAGACAGAGCCCAGAGATGGGATAAGGTCCAGGATAAGGCTGCTACAGGAGAGGTTTCAGGGGTTTGCCCTGTGAGGATGAAGCCTTCTGGCCAGTGTGGAGAAGAGGACGACTGCCCCTACCAGATCACCCTGCCTCCACTGACCATCCAGCTGCCCAAGCAGTTCAGGATGCTGGAGAAGACCATGAAGGAGCTGCAGAGCCTGAAGGAGACGGTGAACTGGCTGAAGAGGGACTGTCAGGAGTGCCGGCAGCAGGCTGACCAGAGCCTGCAGAGGGACAGCGGGGAGGCAGCAGGGGGTCCCGGTACGGGACCAGGGTTTCTGGAAATACAGTCTAGCACCAGTAAGGAGGAACGAGGAGACGGGGGAACCAACACAGGGCCTGATGGGGATGGCATTGGCACCGGTTCTGGTACTGGCAAAGGCACCGTCTCTACCGGCGGTTCTGTGTTTGAGATGCAGGTGAAGATGAACAAGATGTCCAACAGCCTGCGTAACGCACGGGGACAGATCACGGCTCTGCAGGGCCGTCTAGAGGAACTAAGCCTGATCAACATGAGGAACGTGGAGGCCATCGTGGACAGCAAGGTGGAGAACATCACTGGAGTGATCAACAAGCTCAGTAACAACTGTAACCACCAGTGTGCCGTCCAGCCCTCTCCTCAGT TCATCATCGCTCCCAAGGACTGCTCTGACTACAACATGCTAAAGGAGAGGAGGAACGACGTCTACCGGGTCACGCCAGACCCCAGGAATGGCACGTTCCAGGTCTACTGCGACATGGAGTCGTTCGGCGGCGGCTGGACCCTGGTGCAGCAGCGCCTCAATGGCACCGTCAGCTTCAACCGCTCCTGGGCTGAGTACAAG agggGATTTGGTGACCTCCGGGGAGAGTTCTGGTTGGGCAACGACCGCATCCACCTCCTGACCAAGGCCAAGGACATGGTTCTGCGCATCGAACTGGAGGACTTCCAAGGGGTGCGGGAGTATGCCAAGTTCGACCAGTTCTACGTAGCCAACGAGTTCCTGAGGTATCGCCTCTCCATCAGCGGGTACAGTGGCACGGCCGGCAACGCGCTGCACATGAACCAGCACTTCAACCACGACCAGAAGTTCTTCACCACGCCAGACAGGGACAACGACATGTACCCGTCAGGGAACTGCGGCGCGTACTACAGCTCTGGGTGGTGGTTTGACGCCTGCATGTCAGCCAATCTCAATGGGAAATACTACCACAAGAGATACAAGGGCGTGAGGAACGGCATCTTCTGGGGAACATGGCACAACATGTCTAGTGAAGCATATCCCACCAACTACAGGCAGGCCTTCAAGACGGTCAAAATGATGATACGGCCAAAGAACTACGCTCCGTAA